From the genome of Candidatus Rokuibacteriota bacterium, one region includes:
- the ggt gene encoding gamma-glutamyltransferase produces the protein MPQIGYAHRPVALGREGMVAAAHPLATLTGIELLKAGGNAADAAVAVNAVLAVTQPNMCGLGGDIFVLYYEAASRRVHCLVGAGRSGSRASLEELARRGLSRVPALGPAAVSVPGCARGWAMLLERFGTRTLADLLGPAMQHAEAGFPATRLLSQSIAERGVEIRDPEWQRIFFPGGRAPRLGELLRQPDLARTLRALAKEGPDAFYRGRIAEALARRLEAEGFLTLEDLQAHTGEWTDPIAAAYRGYTVYETPPPTQGLAALLALNLLEGFDLAKMAFHSADHLHLLLEIVKLAYADRDRWVADPAHARVPVDELLAKVYAARRRQAFDPEKAQGYRWGEPAGDTTGFVIADRHGNLVSVIQSLFHAFGSGVVPEGTGVVLQSRGSHFSTDPSHPNCLAPRKRPFHTLIAALVTRDDRPALGFATMGSEGQAMFHAQVLTNVLDFGMDIQEAIERPRFLAGRFKPEDAAGDGVWLEGRIPKRSVSGLARRGHRVEVVSDFFHRMGHAHGIVVRDGTLIGGADPRGDGLALGY, from the coding sequence GTGCCCCAGATCGGGTACGCCCATCGGCCGGTGGCCCTCGGGCGGGAGGGCATGGTCGCCGCCGCCCATCCGCTGGCCACGCTCACCGGCATCGAGCTGCTGAAGGCCGGGGGGAACGCCGCCGACGCTGCCGTGGCGGTGAACGCGGTCCTCGCCGTCACCCAGCCCAACATGTGCGGGCTGGGCGGCGATATCTTCGTTCTCTACTACGAGGCGGCTTCCCGGCGCGTGCACTGTCTCGTTGGCGCAGGCCGCTCGGGCTCGCGCGCCTCGCTCGAGGAGCTCGCGCGGCGGGGCCTCTCCCGGGTCCCTGCGCTCGGGCCCGCCGCGGTCTCGGTCCCGGGGTGCGCGCGCGGCTGGGCGATGCTGCTGGAGCGCTTCGGCACCCGCACGCTCGCCGATCTTCTCGGTCCCGCGATGCAGCATGCCGAGGCCGGCTTTCCTGCGACCCGCCTCCTCAGCCAGAGCATTGCCGAGCGCGGCGTCGAGATCCGCGACCCCGAGTGGCAGCGGATCTTTTTTCCGGGTGGGAGGGCCCCGCGCCTCGGCGAGCTCCTCCGTCAACCGGATCTCGCGCGCACGCTGCGCGCCCTCGCGAAGGAAGGGCCCGACGCCTTTTATCGGGGCCGGATCGCCGAGGCCCTCGCGCGGCGCCTCGAGGCGGAGGGCTTTCTGACCCTGGAGGACCTCCAGGCCCACACAGGAGAGTGGACCGATCCGATCGCCGCGGCGTACCGCGGCTACACGGTCTACGAGACGCCGCCGCCGACCCAGGGGCTGGCCGCGCTCCTGGCGCTGAACCTCCTGGAAGGGTTCGACCTGGCCAAGATGGCCTTCCACTCCGCCGATCACCTCCATCTCCTCCTCGAGATCGTCAAGCTCGCCTACGCGGACCGGGATCGCTGGGTGGCCGACCCCGCTCACGCCCGGGTCCCGGTCGACGAGCTTCTCGCGAAGGTCTACGCGGCGCGCCGCCGTCAGGCCTTCGACCCCGAGAAGGCGCAGGGCTACCGGTGGGGGGAACCCGCGGGCGACACGACCGGGTTCGTCATCGCCGACCGGCACGGCAACCTGGTCAGCGTGATCCAGAGCCTGTTTCACGCCTTCGGCTCGGGCGTGGTGCCGGAGGGAACCGGCGTGGTCCTCCAGAGCCGCGGCTCTCACTTCAGCACCGACCCGTCCCACCCGAACTGCCTCGCGCCGCGCAAGCGGCCCTTCCACACGCTGATCGCGGCGCTCGTCACGCGGGACGACCGGCCGGCCCTCGGCTTCGCCACCATGGGCTCAGAGGGACAGGCCATGTTCCACGCGCAGGTGCTCACGAACGTCCTGGACTTCGGGATGGACATCCAGGAAGCCATCGAGCGCCCCCGCTTTCTGGCGGGGCGCTTCAAGCCCGAGGACGCGGCCGGCGACGGCGTCTGGCTCGAGGGCCGGATCCCGAAGCGGAGCGTGAGCGGCCTGGCCCGGCGCGGCCACCGCGTCGAGGTCGTGAGCGACTTCTTCCACCGGATGGGCCACGCCCACGGCATCGTGGTGCGGGACGGGACGTTGATCGGTGGGGCCGACCCGCGCGGCGACGGGCTGGCGCTCGGCTATTGA